One window from the genome of Actinoplanes teichomyceticus ATCC 31121 encodes:
- a CDS encoding SDR family oxidoreductase, whose translation MTTIAVTGATGHLGRLVVQALLDRGVDAGAIVAAVRTPQKAADLLGRGVQVREADYDRPETLATALAGVDRLLLVSGNAVGSRLAQHRAVIEAAKAAGVGFVAYTSVLRADTTPIRLAAEHRATEEALAASGLPYSFLRNGWYLENYTSQLPTVRATGAFLGSAGQGRIAAATRADYAEAAAAVLTAGSARPVYELGGDQPFTMAELAAEVSRQLGAEIGYTDVPAEQLVTILTGAGVPRDFAEILADTDVHVREHSALDNPGPDLRELIGRPTTAPAEAIAEALKR comes from the coding sequence ATGACCACCATCGCTGTCACCGGCGCCACCGGGCACCTCGGCCGGCTCGTCGTCCAGGCCCTGCTCGACCGGGGCGTCGACGCGGGCGCGATCGTCGCCGCGGTGCGCACCCCGCAGAAGGCGGCCGACCTGCTCGGGCGCGGCGTGCAGGTGCGCGAGGCCGACTACGACCGCCCGGAGACCCTGGCCACCGCGCTCGCCGGGGTGGACCGGCTGCTGCTGGTCTCCGGCAACGCGGTCGGCAGCCGGCTGGCGCAGCACCGGGCGGTGATCGAGGCGGCGAAGGCGGCCGGGGTCGGGTTCGTGGCGTACACCAGCGTGCTGCGCGCCGACACCACCCCGATCCGGCTGGCCGCCGAGCACCGGGCGACCGAGGAGGCACTGGCCGCGTCCGGGCTGCCGTACTCGTTCCTGCGCAACGGCTGGTACCTGGAGAACTACACGTCGCAGCTGCCCACCGTGCGGGCCACCGGCGCGTTCCTGGGCAGCGCCGGTCAGGGCCGGATCGCCGCCGCCACCCGCGCCGACTACGCCGAGGCGGCGGCCGCGGTGCTGACCGCCGGGTCCGCGCGGCCGGTGTACGAGCTGGGCGGCGACCAGCCGTTCACGATGGCCGAACTGGCCGCCGAGGTGAGCCGCCAGCTGGGCGCCGAGATCGGCTACACCGACGTGCCGGCCGAGCAGCTGGTGACCATCCTGACCGGGGCCGGCGTGCCGCGGGACTTCGCCGAGATCCTCGCCGACACCGACGTGCACGTGCGCGAGCACAGCGCGCTGGACAACCCGGGCCCCGACCTGCGCGAGCTGATCGGCCGCCCGACCACCGCGCCGGCCGAGGCGATCGCCGAGGCGCTGAAGCGGTGA
- a CDS encoding winged helix-turn-helix transcriptional regulator has protein sequence MTEPADDLIPSVFARDCASRQVMADVTGRWGGLALAALHDGAYRFNALRRRVDGVSEKMLAQTLQALERDGLVRREVQATIPPRVEYSLTPLGARVAGKLKELIDLLESEIGHIGAAQRDYDRAHPAAVR, from the coding sequence ATGACCGAGCCGGCCGACGACCTCATCCCCAGCGTCTTCGCCCGGGACTGCGCCTCCCGGCAGGTGATGGCCGACGTCACCGGCCGCTGGGGCGGTCTGGCGCTCGCCGCGCTGCACGACGGCGCCTACCGCTTCAACGCGCTGCGCCGCCGGGTCGACGGGGTCAGCGAGAAGATGCTGGCCCAGACGCTGCAGGCGCTGGAGCGCGACGGTCTGGTCCGGCGCGAGGTGCAGGCCACCATCCCGCCCCGGGTGGAGTACAGCCTGACCCCGCTCGGCGCCCGGGTGGCCGGCAAGCTCAAGGAGCTGATCGACCTGCTGGAGAGCGAGATCGGCCACATCGGCGCCGCCCAGCGGGACTACGACCGGGCCCACCCCGCCGCGGTGCGGTAG
- a CDS encoding UBP-type zinc finger domain-containing protein, whose translation MSASIRPDVPPSGAGCVECLESGGWWVHLRRCAQCGHVGCCDTSPAQHATAHFRATGHPVIQSFEPGEDWFWDFSTGQAGDGPQLAPPTSRPADQPVPGPTGAVPADWRSRIHR comes from the coding sequence GTGAGCGCGTCGATCCGCCCCGATGTCCCCCCGTCCGGCGCCGGCTGCGTGGAGTGTCTGGAGTCCGGCGGCTGGTGGGTCCACCTGCGCCGGTGCGCGCAGTGCGGCCACGTCGGCTGCTGCGACACCTCGCCCGCGCAACACGCCACCGCCCATTTCCGGGCCACCGGCCATCCGGTGATCCAGTCGTTCGAGCCGGGTGAGGACTGGTTCTGGGACTTCTCGACCGGCCAGGCCGGCGACGGCCCGCAGCTGGCCCCGCCCACCAGCCGCCCCGCGGATCAGCCGGTCCCCGGCCCGACCGGCGCCGTCCCGGCCGACTGGCGCAGCCGGATCCACCGGTAA
- a CDS encoding methyl-accepting chemotaxis protein codes for MLGLENIGTAKRLGIIVATGAVTLGGLAAVTLTGQNRLADQASLVSRLQCGQAALNHLNNRQSELKVDAYRAALGHDVSQDVTDDVRSSVEASDAVLACGLPAAITAEFRGYTGDFDEFNRFIQDFVAAGVANPASVAGRTDEIIEMNNKTDDELDALTELVEKQVAEQQAAMDRTVTSTRWTAIVVAALGLALLIGMAIPMVRSILDPIRRIGRVIDALDHGDLTVRSDITSRDELGVMARSLDHTLDNLRGSMITIAKDSDSLATAATELAAISGEIAAAVDNTDRQSSSAATEADEISRNVQSVAAGSEEMGLSIREISRNAADAAQVASVAVAEAARATETVRQLGESSAEIGNVIKLITSIAEQTNLLALNATIEAARAGDAGKGFAVVASEVKDLAQETARATEDIGARVTAIQQDTSGAVEVINRISEVIAQINDFQTTIASAVEEQTATTGEMSRSIGEVAAGSSRIAANINDVSTASQATVSGVNQTREASEEVSRTAEELRGLVGGFTF; via the coding sequence ATGCTCGGTCTGGAAAACATCGGCACGGCCAAGAGGCTGGGCATCATCGTCGCCACCGGCGCCGTCACACTGGGCGGCCTGGCCGCGGTCACCCTCACCGGCCAGAACCGCCTGGCCGACCAGGCGTCGCTGGTCAGCCGCTTGCAGTGCGGCCAGGCCGCGCTGAACCACCTGAACAACCGGCAGAGCGAGCTGAAGGTGGACGCCTACCGGGCGGCGCTCGGCCACGACGTCAGCCAGGACGTCACGGACGACGTGCGGTCCTCGGTGGAGGCGTCCGACGCGGTGCTCGCCTGCGGGCTGCCCGCCGCCATCACCGCCGAGTTCCGCGGCTACACCGGCGACTTCGACGAATTCAACCGGTTCATCCAGGACTTCGTCGCCGCCGGTGTGGCGAACCCGGCGTCGGTGGCCGGGCGCACCGACGAGATCATCGAGATGAACAACAAGACCGACGACGAGCTGGACGCGCTCACCGAGCTGGTCGAGAAGCAGGTCGCCGAGCAGCAGGCCGCGATGGACCGCACGGTCACGTCGACCCGCTGGACCGCGATCGTGGTCGCCGCGCTGGGCCTGGCCCTGCTCATCGGCATGGCGATCCCGATGGTGCGCTCCATCCTCGACCCGATCCGGCGGATCGGCCGGGTCATCGACGCGCTCGACCACGGCGACCTGACCGTCCGCAGTGACATCACCAGCCGCGACGAGCTGGGCGTCATGGCCCGGAGCCTGGACCACACGCTGGACAACCTGCGCGGGTCGATGATCACCATCGCCAAGGACTCCGACTCGCTGGCCACCGCGGCCACCGAGCTGGCCGCGATCTCCGGTGAGATCGCCGCGGCGGTGGACAACACCGACCGGCAGAGCAGCTCGGCCGCCACCGAGGCCGACGAGATCTCCCGCAACGTACAGAGCGTGGCGGCCGGCTCCGAGGAGATGGGCCTGTCGATCCGGGAGATCTCCCGCAACGCCGCCGACGCCGCCCAGGTGGCCTCGGTCGCCGTCGCCGAGGCGGCCCGCGCCACCGAGACCGTCCGCCAGCTCGGCGAGTCGTCGGCCGAGATCGGCAACGTGATCAAGCTGATCACCAGCATCGCCGAGCAGACCAACCTGCTCGCGCTCAACGCCACCATCGAGGCGGCGCGTGCCGGCGACGCCGGCAAGGGCTTCGCCGTGGTCGCCAGCGAGGTCAAGGACCTGGCGCAGGAGACCGCCCGGGCCACCGAGGACATCGGCGCCCGGGTCACCGCGATCCAGCAGGACACCAGCGGCGCGGTCGAGGTGATCAACCGGATCTCCGAGGTCATCGCGCAGATCAACGACTTCCAGACGACCATCGCCTCGGCGGTGGAGGAGCAGACCGCCACCACCGGCGAGATGAGCCGCAGCATCGGCGAGGTGGCCGCCGGCTCCAGCCGGATCGCCGCGAACATCAACGACGTCTCGACGGCCAGCCAGGCCACGGTCAGCGGGGTCAACCAGACCCGGGAGGCCAGCGAGGAGGTCTCCCGCACCGCCGAGGAGCTGCGCGGCCTGGTGGGCGGATTCACGTTCTGA
- a CDS encoding CaiB/BaiF CoA transferase family protein, with product MTALTGIRVVELAGLAPGPFGCMVLADLGADVVLVDRPGGAGPLVPPDGPLQRGRRTVTLDLKSEAGVADLLRLAERADVLVEGYRPGVAERLGFGPRRCAELNPGLIYARITGWGQDGPLAAAAGHDIDYLAVAGALDPLGRPGQRPHAPINLLADFAGGGMLLAVGVLAALVERGRSGRGQVVDAAMVDGSALLTAFLHGMIGAGRWTGARGENLLDGGAPFYDTYRTADGGHVAVGALEPQFYAALLTGLGLDGDPDLPAQYDHRSWPRLRQVFAERFGSRTRDEWAEIFAGLDACVSPVLAPAEAPEHPHNRARSAFVEVGGQLQPAPAPRFGRTPASVPRPSRAATVPEILRSWS from the coding sequence ATGACCGCCCTGACCGGGATCCGCGTGGTCGAGCTGGCCGGACTGGCGCCCGGCCCGTTCGGCTGCATGGTGCTCGCCGACCTGGGCGCCGATGTGGTGCTGGTGGACCGGCCGGGCGGCGCCGGGCCGCTCGTCCCGCCGGACGGGCCGCTGCAACGCGGCCGCCGCACGGTCACCCTGGACCTGAAGTCCGAGGCCGGGGTGGCCGACCTGCTGCGCCTCGCCGAGCGGGCGGACGTGCTGGTCGAGGGCTACCGGCCGGGAGTGGCCGAGCGCCTCGGCTTCGGCCCGCGGCGGTGCGCCGAGCTCAACCCGGGCCTGATCTACGCCCGGATCACCGGCTGGGGGCAGGACGGCCCGCTGGCCGCCGCGGCCGGGCACGACATCGACTACCTGGCGGTCGCCGGCGCGCTGGACCCGCTGGGCCGGCCCGGTCAGCGGCCGCACGCGCCGATCAACCTGCTCGCCGACTTCGCCGGGGGCGGCATGCTGCTGGCCGTCGGGGTGCTCGCCGCGCTGGTGGAACGCGGGCGCTCCGGGCGCGGCCAGGTCGTCGACGCCGCGATGGTGGACGGGTCGGCGCTGCTCACCGCGTTCCTGCACGGCATGATCGGGGCCGGCCGGTGGACCGGCGCTCGCGGCGAGAACCTGCTCGACGGCGGGGCGCCGTTCTACGACACGTACCGCACCGCGGACGGCGGACACGTCGCGGTCGGCGCCCTCGAACCGCAGTTCTACGCCGCGCTGCTCACCGGCCTGGGCCTGGACGGCGACCCGGACCTGCCCGCGCAGTACGACCACCGGTCGTGGCCCCGGCTGCGGCAGGTCTTCGCCGAGCGGTTCGGCAGCCGCACGCGCGACGAGTGGGCGGAGATCTTCGCCGGTCTGGACGCCTGCGTCAGCCCGGTGCTGGCCCCGGCGGAGGCGCCGGAGCATCCGCACAACCGGGCGCGGTCGGCGTTCGTCGAGGTGGGCGGGCAACTCCAGCCGGCGCCGGCGCCGCGCTTCGGGCGTACGCCGGCAAGCGTGCCGCGGCCGAGCCGGGCCGCGACCGTACCGGAGATCCTGCGGTCCTGGTCCTGA
- a CDS encoding 3-hydroxyacyl-CoA dehydrogenase NAD-binding domain-containing protein produces the protein MIEYTRDAAGIVTLTMNDPDQAANTMNARYVAAMTAALDRLEAEREQVAGVIVTSAKSTFFAGGDLPTMSRARREDAPALFELLGTIKRDLRRLETYGRPVVAAINGAALGGGLEIALACHHRIACDAPDSRLGFPEVTLGLLPGAGGVTRTVRMLGLAPALTTWLLTGKRLRPAAARDAGLVDEVVATPREMLARARDWIAAHPDAAQPWDRPGYRMPGGTPATPELAAQLPAFPATLRKQLKGNRMPAPEAILATAVEGAQVDLETAFTIETRRLITLLTGQIAKNMIGAFFFDMRAVNGGAARPDVQVEPARRVAVLGAGMMGAGIAYACARAGLDVVVKDVSPEAAARAVAEGDPAVLARITPTADVADLRGCDVVIEAVFEDPQLKQRVFAEVEQVLAPGALLTSNTSTLPITGLAQGVSRPADFLGMHFFSPVGRMPLLEIVAGGQTGDAAVARAFDLGRRIGKTPIVVNDGRGFFTSRVIGRFIDEAIGMVAEGVPAASVEQAALQAGYPTGPLALADEVTLTLIRRIHLAYRAAGVTAGRAHALVERMLTEHDRPGRSSGRGFYTYADGRRGRLWNGLAGLATAEGRAVPLGDLQERLLFSEALDALRCRAEGVLRTDADGNIGSILGIGFPAWTGGVLRYAEQHPDFRGRAAELAARYGDRFAPV, from the coding sequence ATGATCGAGTACACCCGGGACGCCGCCGGCATCGTCACGCTGACGATGAACGACCCGGATCAAGCGGCGAACACGATGAATGCCCGGTACGTGGCCGCGATGACCGCCGCGCTGGACCGGCTGGAGGCCGAACGCGAGCAGGTCGCCGGCGTGATCGTGACGAGCGCCAAGAGCACCTTCTTCGCCGGCGGCGACCTGCCGACGATGAGCCGGGCCCGGCGCGAGGACGCGCCCGCCCTGTTCGAGCTGCTCGGCACGATCAAGCGGGACCTGCGCCGGCTGGAGACGTACGGCCGGCCGGTGGTCGCGGCGATCAACGGGGCGGCGCTGGGCGGCGGCCTGGAGATCGCGCTGGCCTGCCACCACCGGATCGCGTGCGACGCCCCGGACAGCCGGCTCGGGTTCCCGGAGGTGACTCTCGGGCTGCTGCCCGGCGCGGGCGGGGTGACCCGGACCGTACGGATGCTCGGGCTGGCCCCGGCGCTGACCACCTGGCTGCTCACCGGCAAGCGGCTCCGGCCGGCCGCGGCCCGTGACGCCGGGCTGGTGGACGAGGTCGTCGCCACGCCGAGGGAGATGCTGGCCCGGGCGCGGGACTGGATCGCGGCACACCCGGACGCGGCGCAGCCGTGGGACCGGCCCGGGTATCGGATGCCCGGCGGCACCCCGGCCACCCCGGAGCTGGCCGCGCAGCTGCCGGCGTTCCCGGCCACGCTGCGCAAGCAGCTCAAGGGCAACCGGATGCCGGCGCCCGAGGCGATCCTGGCGACCGCGGTGGAGGGCGCCCAGGTGGACCTGGAAACCGCGTTCACCATCGAGACCCGCCGGCTGATCACGCTGCTCACCGGGCAGATCGCGAAGAACATGATCGGCGCGTTCTTCTTCGACATGCGCGCGGTCAACGGCGGCGCGGCCCGGCCGGACGTGCAGGTGGAGCCGGCCCGGCGGGTCGCGGTGCTGGGCGCCGGGATGATGGGCGCCGGGATCGCGTACGCCTGCGCCCGGGCCGGTCTCGACGTCGTGGTCAAGGACGTCTCGCCGGAGGCCGCGGCCCGCGCCGTCGCCGAGGGCGACCCGGCCGTGCTGGCCCGGATCACCCCCACCGCGGACGTCGCCGACCTGCGCGGCTGCGACGTGGTGATCGAGGCGGTGTTCGAGGACCCGCAGCTCAAGCAGCGGGTGTTCGCCGAGGTGGAGCAGGTTCTGGCGCCCGGCGCGCTGCTCACCTCGAACACCTCCACACTGCCGATCACCGGCCTGGCGCAGGGCGTGAGCCGGCCCGCCGACTTCCTCGGCATGCATTTCTTCTCGCCGGTCGGCCGGATGCCGCTGCTGGAGATCGTGGCCGGCGGCCAGACCGGCGACGCCGCCGTCGCCCGGGCGTTCGACCTGGGGCGGCGGATCGGCAAGACCCCGATCGTGGTCAACGACGGGCGCGGCTTCTTCACCAGCCGGGTGATCGGCCGGTTCATCGACGAGGCGATCGGCATGGTGGCCGAGGGGGTGCCGGCCGCGTCGGTCGAGCAGGCCGCGCTGCAGGCCGGGTACCCGACCGGTCCGCTGGCGCTGGCCGACGAGGTGACGCTGACCCTGATCCGCAGGATCCACCTGGCGTACCGGGCGGCCGGCGTGACCGCGGGCCGGGCGCACGCCCTGGTCGAGCGGATGCTGACGGAGCACGACCGGCCCGGGCGCTCGTCCGGCCGCGGCTTCTACACCTACGCCGACGGCCGGCGGGGCAGGCTGTGGAACGGGCTGGCCGGGCTGGCCACCGCCGAGGGTCGCGCGGTGCCCCTCGGCGACCTGCAGGAACGGCTGCTGTTCAGCGAGGCGCTGGACGCGCTGCGCTGCCGTGCGGAGGGTGTGCTGCGCACCGACGCGGACGGCAACATCGGCTCGATCCTCGGCATCGGCTTCCCCGCCTGGACCGGCGGGGTGCTCCGGTACGCCGAGCAGCATCCGGATTTCCGCGGCCGCGCCGCCGAGCTGGCCGCCCGGTACGGCGACCGGTTCGCCCCGGTCTAG
- a CDS encoding acetyl-CoA C-acetyltransferase, translating into MPSEAYIYDAVRTPRGRGKDTGALHGTKPVTLVTGLIDAVRERSPGLAATRIDDLVLGIVTPVGEQGGDLARTAALVAGLPDTTGGVQLNRFCASGLEAVNQAAARIRSGWEHLILAGGVESMSRNPMGSDGGAWFTDPETAFATSFVPQGISADLIATLEGFTRDDVDSYALRSQERAAKAQARGAFARSIVPVRDPNGLDVLTVDEHPRPDTTRAGLAKLKPSFAGIGEQAGFDAVALQKYHWLEAIDHVHHAGNSSGIVDGAALVLIGSERVGRELGLTPRARIVAAAVSGADPTLMLTGPTPATRKALDVAGLTTADIDLFEINEAFAAVVLKYLRDLRLDPERVNVNGGAIALGHPLGATGAMLVGTVVDELERRDLHRAVVTLCIGGGMGVATVIERVQEFTR; encoded by the coding sequence GTGCCCTCTGAGGCCTACATCTACGACGCGGTGCGTACCCCGCGCGGGCGCGGCAAGGACACCGGCGCGCTGCACGGCACGAAGCCGGTCACGCTGGTCACCGGCCTGATCGACGCCGTACGGGAACGGTCCCCCGGCCTGGCGGCGACCCGGATCGACGACCTGGTGCTGGGCATCGTCACCCCGGTCGGCGAGCAGGGCGGTGACCTGGCCCGCACCGCCGCCCTGGTCGCCGGGCTGCCGGACACCACCGGCGGGGTGCAGCTCAACCGCTTCTGCGCCTCCGGGCTGGAGGCGGTCAACCAGGCCGCGGCCCGGATCCGCTCCGGCTGGGAGCACCTGATCCTGGCCGGCGGGGTGGAGTCGATGTCGCGCAACCCGATGGGCTCCGACGGCGGCGCATGGTTCACCGACCCGGAGACGGCGTTCGCCACCAGCTTCGTCCCGCAGGGCATCAGCGCCGACCTGATCGCCACGCTGGAGGGCTTCACCCGCGACGACGTCGACTCCTACGCCCTGCGCTCGCAGGAGCGGGCCGCCAAGGCGCAGGCGCGCGGCGCGTTCGCCCGCTCGATCGTGCCGGTCCGCGACCCGAACGGCCTGGACGTGCTGACCGTCGACGAGCACCCGCGGCCGGACACCACCCGGGCCGGTCTGGCCAAGCTCAAGCCGTCCTTCGCCGGGATCGGCGAGCAGGCCGGATTCGACGCGGTGGCGCTGCAGAAATACCACTGGCTGGAGGCGATCGACCACGTGCACCACGCGGGCAACTCGTCCGGCATCGTGGACGGCGCGGCGCTGGTGCTGATCGGCTCGGAGCGGGTCGGCCGGGAGCTCGGCCTCACCCCGCGCGCCCGGATCGTCGCGGCCGCGGTGAGCGGCGCGGACCCCACCCTGATGCTGACCGGCCCCACCCCGGCAACCCGCAAGGCGCTCGACGTGGCCGGCCTCACCACGGCCGACATCGACCTGTTCGAGATCAACGAGGCGTTCGCCGCGGTGGTCCTCAAGTACCTGCGTGACCTGCGCCTGGACCCGGAGCGGGTGAACGTGAACGGCGGCGCGATCGCCCTGGGCCACCCGCTCGGGGCCACCGGCGCGATGCTGGTCGGCACGGTGGTCGACGAGCTGGAGCGGCGTGACCTGCACCGGGCCGTGGTCACCCTCTGCATCGGCGGCGGCATGGGCGTCGCCACCGTCATCGAGCGCGTTCAGGAGTTCACCCGATGA
- a CDS encoding acyl-CoA dehydrogenase family protein: protein MPTPRTGRLRRAVAHARPQKRRRLPGLCRGEPIGAIAMTEPDGGADVHAIRTRAVRTTRVGFHQLTRQDRPGLAPTIASSGTLAVNWTWRPPRWPKPYLTEGQCEIVDRCLQIFGGYGCTTEHPIARMYADARVHKIYDGTDEIMKELIARAL from the coding sequence ATGCCGACGCCCCGGACTGGGCGGCTACGCCGAGCCGTGGCGCACGCCCGACCGCAGAAGCGGCGCCGGCTGCCCGGGCTGTGCCGCGGCGAGCCGATCGGCGCGATCGCGATGACCGAGCCGGACGGCGGCGCCGACGTGCACGCGATCCGGACCCGGGCGGTCCGGACCACCCGGGTCGGCTTCCACCAGCTGACGCGGCAGGACCGGCCGGGTCTTGCTCCGACGATTGCATCGTCCGGCACACTCGCGGTGAACTGGACATGGCGACCGCCGCGATGGCCAAAGCCGTACCTGACCGAGGGCCAGTGCGAGATCGTCGACCGGTGCCTGCAGATCTTCGGCGGGTACGGCTGCACCACCGAGCACCCGATCGCCCGGATGTACGCCGACGCCCGGGTGCACAAGATCTACGACGGCACCGACGAGATCATGAAGGAGCTGATCGCCCGTGCCCTCTGA
- a CDS encoding TetR/AcrR family transcriptional regulator, giving the protein MAAGNGQQNRSSTGRAAPAAVHRRRRLEPDARREQIMSVAVRLFGERPYADVSTTDVARASGVARGLVNHYFGTKKELYLEVVRVMLTVPGVALERLPRGAPAQRVDAIVTWFLDVVSRHSTSWLAAITAGGMAGDGDVDRVIAEAIDVAADSVLAAVGPAGRPDEALRGMARSYVGLATCTAREWLQRGALTREQVHTLLTTTLLTMVEKVFPRAT; this is encoded by the coding sequence ATGGCGGCCGGGAACGGCCAGCAGAACCGGTCATCGACCGGCCGGGCCGCGCCCGCTGCAGTCCATCGCCGCCGGCGGCTGGAACCGGACGCCCGGCGCGAGCAGATCATGTCGGTGGCGGTGCGGCTGTTCGGCGAGCGGCCGTACGCCGACGTCTCCACCACCGACGTGGCCCGCGCCTCCGGAGTGGCCCGCGGGCTGGTCAACCACTACTTCGGGACCAAGAAGGAGCTCTACCTGGAGGTGGTCCGGGTGATGCTGACCGTGCCGGGGGTGGCTCTGGAGCGCCTGCCGCGGGGCGCCCCGGCGCAGCGGGTGGACGCCATCGTCACCTGGTTCCTCGACGTGGTGTCCCGGCACAGCACGTCCTGGCTGGCCGCGATCACGGCCGGCGGGATGGCCGGGGACGGCGACGTGGACCGGGTCATCGCCGAGGCGATCGACGTGGCCGCCGACAGCGTGCTGGCCGCCGTCGGGCCGGCCGGGCGCCCCGACGAGGCGTTGCGCGGGATGGCCCGGTCGTACGTGGGGCTGGCCACCTGCACCGCGCGGGAGTGGCTGCAGCGGGGCGCGCTGACCCGTGAGCAGGTGCACACCCTGCTCACCACCACCCTGCTGACCATGGTCGAGAAGGTGTTCCCGCGGGCCACCTGA
- a CDS encoding AMP-binding protein, translated as MADYRQTYQRSISDPEGFWRDAATGVSWHVPPTRILDDSEAPIFRWFPGAELNTCYNALDRHVDGGRAEQPALIHDSPVTGVTRTYSYRELRDRVAVFAGALRRLGVARGDRVVIYMAMVPETVIAMLACARLGAVHSVVFGGFGARELAARIDDARPKVIVAASCGLETGRVIAYQPMLDAALRQAAHSPDHCVLLQRPEQPATLRPGRDLSWADAVAGAQPAECVPVLATDPLYILYTSGTTGRPKGVVRDNGGHAVALRWSMGNIFGVRPGEVFWAASDVGWVVGHSYIVYAPLLTGATTVLYEGRPVGTPDAGAFWRVAAQHRVVSMFTAPTALRAIRREDPDGKHLHGYDLRALRLLFLAGERLDPQTYHWAGDLLGVPVIDNWWQTETGWPIAASPRGVEELPTKPGSPSVPMPGYRVRVVDESGADVPPGVEGAIVLELPLPPGCLPTLWRDDERYVRSYLCTHQGNYLTGDGGRFDADGYLYVLGRTDDVINVAGHRLSTGAMEEVLAAHPAVAECAVIGVHDPLTGQAPRAFVVLKAGADASGLEADLLGRVRAQIGPVAALRRVDVVAALPKTRSGKILRGTMRGIADGTDTPVPSTIEDPAVLEALRPLLR; from the coding sequence ATGGCTGACTACCGGCAGACCTACCAGCGCAGCATCAGTGATCCCGAGGGCTTCTGGCGGGACGCCGCGACCGGCGTCTCCTGGCACGTCCCGCCCACCCGGATCCTCGACGACAGCGAGGCCCCGATCTTCCGCTGGTTCCCCGGCGCCGAGCTGAACACCTGCTACAACGCCCTGGACCGGCATGTCGACGGCGGGCGCGCCGAGCAGCCCGCGCTGATCCACGACAGTCCGGTCACCGGGGTCACCCGCACCTACTCGTACCGTGAGCTGCGGGACCGGGTCGCGGTCTTCGCCGGTGCGCTGCGCCGGCTCGGGGTGGCGCGCGGCGACCGGGTGGTGATCTACATGGCGATGGTCCCGGAGACGGTGATCGCGATGCTGGCCTGCGCCCGGCTCGGCGCGGTGCACTCGGTGGTCTTCGGTGGGTTCGGCGCGCGCGAGCTGGCCGCCCGGATCGACGACGCCCGCCCGAAAGTGATCGTCGCGGCGTCGTGCGGGCTGGAGACCGGCCGGGTGATCGCCTACCAGCCGATGCTGGACGCCGCGCTGCGCCAGGCCGCCCACAGCCCGGACCACTGCGTGCTGCTGCAGCGGCCCGAGCAGCCCGCCACGCTGCGGCCGGGGCGGGACCTGAGCTGGGCCGACGCGGTGGCCGGGGCGCAGCCGGCGGAATGCGTCCCGGTGCTGGCCACCGACCCGCTCTACATCCTCTACACCTCCGGCACGACCGGACGGCCCAAGGGCGTGGTGCGCGACAACGGCGGGCACGCGGTCGCGTTGCGGTGGTCGATGGGCAACATCTTCGGCGTACGGCCGGGCGAGGTGTTCTGGGCCGCGTCCGACGTCGGGTGGGTGGTCGGGCACTCGTACATCGTCTACGCGCCGCTGCTGACCGGCGCGACCACGGTGCTCTACGAGGGGCGGCCGGTGGGCACCCCGGACGCCGGCGCGTTCTGGCGGGTGGCCGCCCAGCACCGGGTGGTCAGCATGTTCACCGCGCCGACCGCGCTGCGCGCGATCCGCAGGGAGGATCCCGACGGCAAACACCTCCACGGGTACGACCTGCGCGCCCTGCGCCTGCTGTTCCTGGCCGGGGAGCGGCTGGACCCGCAGACCTACCACTGGGCCGGCGACCTGCTCGGCGTACCCGTGATCGACAACTGGTGGCAGACCGAGACCGGCTGGCCGATCGCGGCGAGCCCGCGCGGTGTCGAGGAGCTGCCCACCAAGCCCGGCTCGCCGTCGGTGCCGATGCCCGGTTACCGGGTGCGGGTCGTCGACGAGTCCGGCGCCGACGTGCCGCCCGGCGTGGAGGGCGCGATCGTGCTGGAGCTGCCGCTGCCGCCGGGCTGCCTGCCGACGCTGTGGCGCGACGACGAGCGGTACGTCCGCTCCTACCTCTGCACCCACCAGGGCAACTACCTGACCGGCGACGGTGGCCGCTTCGACGCCGACGGCTACCTGTACGTGCTGGGCCGCACCGACGACGTGATCAACGTGGCCGGCCACCGGCTGTCCACCGGGGCGATGGAGGAGGTGCTGGCCGCCCATCCGGCGGTCGCCGAGTGCGCGGTGATCGGCGTGCACGATCCGCTCACCGGTCAGGCGCCGCGGGCGTTCGTGGTGCTCAAGGCCGGCGCCGACGCGTCCGGGCTGGAGGCGGACCTGCTCGGGCGGGTGCGCGCGCAGATCGGGCCGGTCGCCGCGCTGCGCCGGGTGGACGTGGTGGCCGCGCTGCCCAAGACCCGTTCCGGCAAGATCCTGCGCGGCACGATGCGGGGCATCGCCGACGGTACGGACACCCCGGTCCCGTCCACGATCGAGGACCCGGCGGTCCTGGAGGCGTTGCGCCCGCTGCTGCGGTGA